Proteins encoded in a region of the Desulfovibrio sp. JC010 genome:
- a CDS encoding thioredoxin family protein: MVFKKILLLIVCLLLVVSLGACAADAEESNKNAARAAELISGKPHKLPIEGMVTMVDIGAHSCVPCKMMTPIIEELSKEYDGRAAIAFIDVWEHREEGSKYGIRSIPTQIFYDAQGREQYRHVGFMDKKSIVAKLTELGVK; this comes from the coding sequence ATTGTGTTCAAGAAAATTTTACTGCTGATTGTATGTCTGTTGCTGGTGGTCAGCCTTGGCGCGTGTGCTGCGGATGCTGAAGAATCGAACAAAAACGCGGCCAGAGCTGCAGAACTTATTTCAGGGAAACCGCACAAACTGCCCATTGAGGGGATGGTTACCATGGTGGATATCGGTGCTCATTCCTGTGTTCCCTGCAAGATGATGACTCCGATAATTGAGGAGTTGTCCAAGGAGTACGACGGGCGGGCGGCCATTGCTTTTATCGATGTCTGGGAGCACCGCGAAGAAGGTTCCAAATACGGCATCCGGTCCATTCCTACCCAGATTTTTTATGATGCGCAGGGTAGGGAACAATATCGGCATGTGGGTTTCATGGACAAGAAGAGCATCGTTGCCAAACTGACTGAACTGGGCGTCAAATAA
- a CDS encoding DUF5675 family protein: MKKVKLIRVEQGTEATLGVMLVEGRSVCWSLEEPWRNNRTDVSCIPQGRYPLRLEFSPSRGCELWTIKDVPHRSYVRIHKGNTVDDTQGCPLTGSRPGYLNGKRAVLGSRDGFREFMNAMSGSSQAEIDIISISGLSESEIQSQ; this comes from the coding sequence ATGAAGAAAGTAAAATTGATTCGCGTTGAGCAGGGCACAGAAGCAACTCTCGGTGTTATGCTGGTGGAAGGGAGGTCGGTTTGCTGGAGTCTTGAGGAGCCGTGGCGCAATAACAGGACGGATGTTTCGTGCATCCCGCAAGGACGTTATCCGCTTCGATTGGAATTTTCACCGTCAAGAGGATGCGAACTTTGGACTATAAAGGATGTCCCGCATCGTTCTTATGTGCGCATCCATAAAGGTAATACGGTCGATGACACGCAAGGGTGCCCGCTGACTGGAAGCAGGCCCGGATACCTGAATGGCAAAAGGGCTGTCCTTGGAAGCAGAGATGGTTTCAGGGAATTTATGAATGCCATGTCCGGAAGCAGTCAGGCTGAGATTGACATTATTTCCATATCCGGTTTAAGTGAATCTGAAATTCAATCTCAATAA
- a CDS encoding nitroreductase family protein: MKKQSRRTAMKLFAALAASGSILSALPAKAAGTARKWWTPTSMDAMTALRTRRSVRSYTSQDVSEEQINELLGAAMSAPSAGNEQPWEFVVIRDKNILSQVKRINKYAGYAAKSPVSILVCGDLERDKFGGYWIEDVSAATQNILLAAHAMGLGAVWTGIYPMTDRVEKFRDLVKLPEHIVPMALVVIGHPKKAHKAVNRFKPERIHKDTFKG; this comes from the coding sequence ATGAAAAAGCAATCCAGACGTACGGCAATGAAACTTTTCGCGGCACTCGCTGCAAGCGGTTCCATCCTCTCGGCACTGCCTGCAAAAGCAGCTGGTACAGCCAGAAAATGGTGGACTCCCACATCCATGGACGCCATGACCGCTTTGCGCACCCGCCGCAGTGTCCGGTCTTATACTTCTCAGGATGTCAGTGAAGAGCAGATCAATGAGCTTCTCGGTGCGGCCATGAGTGCTCCCAGTGCCGGAAACGAACAGCCCTGGGAATTTGTAGTTATTCGCGATAAAAATATTCTTTCGCAGGTTAAAAGAATCAACAAATACGCCGGGTATGCGGCTAAATCCCCGGTTTCCATTCTTGTCTGCGGTGACCTGGAGCGTGATAAGTTCGGCGGCTACTGGATTGAAGATGTTTCCGCTGCCACCCAGAATATCCTGCTTGCTGCCCATGCCATGGGCCTTGGCGCGGTCTGGACCGGAATTTATCCCATGACCGACCGGGTTGAAAAATTCCGTGATCTGGTAAAGTTGCCCGAACACATTGTACCCATGGCACTGGTTGTAATCGGCCATCCCAAGAAAGCACATAAAGCCGTGAACCGTTTCAAACCTGAACGTATCCATAAGGACACCTTTAAAGGGTAG
- a CDS encoding cytochrome c biogenesis protein CcdA, giving the protein MDQFLIAINEWMVSGTALAALGCLLWGMVSVLFSPCHLASIPLIVGYVGGQNELVEGRRASVYAGLFTLGLFITIAVIGTVCAMLGRLMGDVGPWWTIIVGAVLIWVAMDMLGLTSCSMPGSLMGRLKLKGYAGAFVLGLAYGILSGSCTFGFIAPILAIITVQGQVATGILLILLFGIGHCLPIAVAGSSTALVRRMLESSSWQQGGNIFRKLAGVTIGCLGLYFVVRPFMTLI; this is encoded by the coding sequence ATGGATCAATTTCTGATAGCTATTAATGAATGGATGGTCAGCGGCACGGCCTTAGCCGCTCTGGGGTGTCTGCTCTGGGGGATGGTCAGTGTGCTTTTTTCGCCATGCCATCTTGCTTCCATACCGCTTATTGTCGGCTATGTAGGCGGGCAGAATGAGCTGGTGGAAGGGCGCAGGGCATCTGTCTATGCCGGCCTGTTTACGCTTGGTCTGTTCATTACCATTGCCGTTATCGGTACAGTCTGCGCAATGCTGGGCAGGCTCATGGGCGATGTGGGGCCGTGGTGGACAATTATAGTCGGTGCGGTGCTCATCTGGGTGGCAATGGATATGCTCGGTCTCACCAGCTGCTCCATGCCCGGTAGCCTTATGGGCAGGCTCAAACTTAAGGGATACGCCGGAGCTTTTGTGCTCGGGCTGGCATACGGAATTCTTTCCGGCTCATGTACATTCGGTTTTATCGCGCCTATTCTGGCGATAATTACCGTGCAGGGTCAGGTTGCAACCGGGATTCTGCTGATCCTTCTTTTCGGCATCGGTCATTGTCTGCCTATTGCCGTTGCCGGAAGCTCCACTGCATTGGTCCGGCGAATGCTGGAAAGCAGCAGCTGGCAGCAGGGCGGAAATATCTTTCGCAAGCTGGCCGGGGTAACAATCGGCTGTCTGGGGTTATATTTTGTAGTCCGGCCATTCATGACGCTGATTTAG
- a CDS encoding Fic family protein, translating to MLTQYQHITPLSDEDKSNGSEGLSSIFKSWMDIKNDISENSETLKDFHEKLARSWSIETGVIEGIYTIDEGTTTTLIEHGFVSGLVAHDASNLDENELYEILNDQKEALDWVFAFVKEERKLTTSYIKELHALLTNSQHSLTVVTTEGKSEKRPFELKGTWKNQPNNPQQPDGTVFHYCPPEQVAQEMDNLVEWYQEYSNNDIPPEMLAAWLHHRFVLIHPFQDGNGRVARALASIVLIKAGLFPLNVKREERKQYIDALKKADGGELKPLSDFFAELQSGIVYKAIDLARAAQISQEKTTNNFSEKLKKREFIAGRANRLTANARELLEFTTALLKPYIEQIDNALAQTNHKYTARSYEDTITDESLNSIKSTIINRKDLATDAQRALSTVVAIKEFKNYDICFIAIPLISQKFAMLATIIDFSTKTRSITKIKDKPKTLVGSTLGDMFEYVDEEYTHYDAELITYSPFFFSIDEDVEKIKDKYKEWFDTAITLCLASLEKRVSGQ from the coding sequence ATGCTCACACAATACCAGCACATCACTCCATTATCAGACGAAGATAAATCAAATGGTTCCGAAGGTCTAAGTTCCATTTTCAAATCATGGATGGACATCAAAAACGATATTTCTGAAAATAGCGAAACACTGAAAGACTTTCATGAAAAACTTGCCCGCAGCTGGAGTATTGAAACGGGTGTAATTGAAGGGATATATACAATTGATGAAGGCACGACGACAACACTAATTGAGCACGGATTTGTAAGCGGCCTTGTCGCCCATGACGCCAGCAACCTTGATGAAAATGAACTCTACGAAATACTCAACGACCAGAAAGAAGCTCTGGACTGGGTCTTTGCTTTTGTAAAAGAAGAACGCAAATTAACCACATCCTACATAAAAGAACTTCACGCCCTGCTGACCAACAGCCAGCACAGTCTGACCGTAGTCACCACAGAAGGTAAAAGCGAAAAAAGACCCTTTGAGCTTAAAGGCACCTGGAAAAATCAGCCTAACAACCCGCAACAACCGGACGGAACAGTTTTCCACTACTGCCCTCCTGAACAAGTGGCGCAGGAAATGGACAATTTGGTTGAATGGTATCAGGAATACAGCAACAACGACATTCCACCAGAAATGCTGGCGGCTTGGTTGCATCACCGCTTTGTGCTTATTCACCCATTTCAGGACGGCAATGGACGCGTTGCCCGTGCCCTAGCATCAATCGTACTCATAAAGGCAGGACTATTCCCGCTAAATGTCAAGAGAGAAGAGCGGAAACAATACATCGATGCTTTGAAAAAGGCAGATGGTGGAGAGCTGAAACCGCTGAGTGATTTTTTTGCTGAGCTGCAGAGCGGGATTGTTTATAAGGCTATTGATTTGGCTAGGGCGGCGCAGATTTCTCAAGAAAAAACTACAAATAATTTTTCTGAAAAATTGAAAAAACGGGAGTTTATTGCAGGAAGAGCGAACAGATTAACAGCAAACGCACGAGAACTACTTGAGTTCACTACAGCACTCTTAAAACCATACATAGAACAAATCGACAACGCTTTGGCACAAACAAATCATAAATACACTGCCAGATCATATGAAGACACTATAACAGACGAGTCACTTAATTCAATCAAATCAACAATCATCAACAGGAAAGACTTAGCAACAGACGCCCAAAGAGCCCTATCAACTGTTGTTGCAATTAAAGAATTTAAAAATTATGATATATGTTTTATAGCAATTCCGCTAATTTCACAAAAATTTGCAATGCTTGCAACAATTATTGACTTTTCAACTAAAACCAGAAGCATTACAAAAATAAAAGACAAGCCAAAAACACTTGTTGGAAGCACACTGGGTGATATGTTTGAGTATGTTGATGAAGAATATACCCATTATGATGCCGAACTAATTACCTACAGCCCATTCTTCTTCTCAATAGATGAAGATGTCGAAAAAATTAAAGACAAATACAAAGAATGGTTCGACACAGCCATAACCCTCTGCCTAGCCAGCCTCGAAAAAAGAGTCTCAGGCCAGTAA
- a CDS encoding substrate-binding domain-containing protein encodes MKIRNSNGIKFLTILFLLISILWIPHAADATDSAASKKLRIAVIPERPDLDFWKLLRKGVRKAAIDDGSVKVLWISPKGGSLKAQQRKVEWCIENKVDAIVVSPLHGLKMKPVIDEAIRNGIPVIQMVSRITFGENTSYIHSNNFHGGELAAQYLDKKLKGKGSVVLGMFERGNSPVVQRVDGFKHQLEKSGSKIKIAKSFYLDEHAKHNRAKIRIAMWGDRESLRKKSRIAAVIGMSESSCETLINILKKMGKMNDYTFVSFNPDPNMVQEIKNGVIAAGIAQDPYEIGRLAVEQAAMAARGHKIPAETMTEVYLVTKENLSQPKIQEILGLKDRTM; translated from the coding sequence ATGAAAATACGCAATTCGAACGGAATAAAATTCCTGACCATACTCTTTTTACTCATATCGATCCTCTGGATTCCGCATGCTGCCGATGCAACCGACAGTGCTGCATCCAAAAAATTACGTATCGCGGTAATCCCGGAACGTCCTGATCTGGACTTCTGGAAATTACTTAGAAAAGGTGTCAGGAAAGCCGCAATTGACGATGGCAGCGTCAAGGTTCTCTGGATCAGCCCCAAGGGAGGAAGCCTTAAGGCCCAGCAAAGAAAAGTTGAATGGTGCATTGAGAACAAAGTTGATGCCATTGTTGTTTCACCGCTGCACGGCTTGAAAATGAAACCGGTGATAGATGAAGCCATACGCAACGGAATACCTGTAATTCAGATGGTTTCCCGCATTACCTTCGGTGAGAATACAAGCTATATTCATTCCAACAATTTTCATGGCGGAGAGTTGGCCGCCCAGTATCTGGATAAAAAGCTGAAAGGCAAAGGCTCTGTTGTTCTGGGTATGTTTGAAAGAGGCAACTCACCTGTTGTTCAGCGGGTGGACGGATTTAAACACCAGCTTGAAAAATCCGGATCAAAAATTAAAATCGCCAAATCTTTCTATTTAGATGAACATGCAAAACACAACCGGGCAAAAATCCGTATTGCCATGTGGGGCGACAGAGAAAGCCTGCGTAAAAAATCCAGAATCGCTGCTGTTATCGGCATGAGCGAAAGCAGCTGCGAAACATTAATCAATATCCTCAAAAAAATGGGCAAGATGAATGATTACACTTTTGTTTCATTCAATCCCGACCCGAACATGGTTCAGGAAATTAAAAATGGAGTAATTGCCGCAGGCATCGCACAGGACCCGTACGAAATAGGAAGGCTTGCAGTTGAACAGGCGGCAATGGCTGCCAGAGGGCATAAAATTCCCGCAGAGACAATGACCGAAGTTTATCTGGTAACCAAAGAAAATTTATCGCAGCCTAAAATTCAGGAAATACTGGGCTTGAAAGACCGCACTATGTAA
- a CDS encoding flavin reductase yields the protein MGYTHTLLGGHIDGRPDYLPLAAKPRINSKLSLAAIEIEKGSEQHARIIAEGRFSLNMFSGRVLNCLGLADTLTEKKKCCDSRCTSFYGNHDDMPMLEAAPLALECTVYEVVDLDKSSVVMAEITGSWSKGVYFRGECSLAAVQTQVVALSAISGQDHAITAV from the coding sequence ATGGGATATACACATACTTTATTGGGCGGCCATATTGACGGCCGCCCTGACTACCTGCCTCTGGCAGCGAAACCGCGTATTAACAGCAAGCTTTCCCTCGCTGCCATTGAGATAGAAAAAGGCAGCGAGCAGCATGCCCGGATCATTGCAGAGGGCAGGTTCAGTCTGAACATGTTCTCCGGCAGGGTGCTTAATTGTTTGGGGCTTGCGGATACTTTGACTGAAAAGAAGAAGTGCTGCGATTCCCGCTGTACCAGTTTTTACGGCAATCATGATGATATGCCCATGCTTGAGGCTGCTCCGTTGGCCCTTGAATGCACGGTATATGAAGTGGTTGATCTTGATAAATCCTCAGTTGTTATGGCAGAGATTACCGGAAGCTGGTCCAAAGGCGTTTACTTCAGGGGTGAATGCAGTTTGGCCGCAGTTCAAACTCAGGTGGTTGCGCTGTCCGCTATAAGCGGGCAGGATCACGCTATTACAGCAGTTTAA
- a CDS encoding ABC transporter substrate-binding protein, translating into MRFNCTYILKIIFLLCAIHILPTPAAQAEKAPFIIAHSELWPLLRTEENGTKSGIFYEIIYESMKRLNIKIKWEYYPWARCQNHVESGIADAILTVPTDERATYTETHPTPFYHSYTQLFTYKGHPKKDVMDKIKTPQDIKDTGLTVITYLGNGWNKDNIQPLGITTYEASEPENIWPMLARQRGDIIIEWPLAAWPEITNQNVSEKIILTNGTIASFPFHLLISKKSKYLKILPEFDQVIQNMLKDGTIKRIIKGYTQQVHKE; encoded by the coding sequence ATGAGATTTAACTGCACATACATATTGAAAATTATCTTCCTGCTCTGCGCAATTCATATTCTTCCCACCCCTGCAGCACAAGCTGAAAAGGCTCCCTTCATCATTGCCCACAGTGAACTCTGGCCTCTTCTCAGAACGGAAGAGAACGGGACGAAATCGGGTATATTTTATGAGATTATATATGAATCCATGAAGCGGCTTAACATAAAAATTAAATGGGAATATTACCCATGGGCCAGATGTCAGAACCATGTAGAATCAGGGATAGCTGACGCGATTCTGACAGTTCCAACTGACGAGAGAGCCACGTATACGGAAACCCACCCAACACCATTTTATCATTCATACACGCAACTCTTCACTTACAAAGGACACCCAAAAAAAGACGTAATGGATAAGATCAAAACACCGCAGGATATTAAGGATACCGGCCTGACTGTGATTACTTATCTGGGAAACGGATGGAATAAGGATAATATCCAGCCCCTTGGCATAACCACTTATGAAGCATCTGAACCTGAAAATATTTGGCCCATGCTGGCTCGCCAACGAGGCGATATTATTATCGAATGGCCCCTGGCAGCATGGCCTGAAATAACCAACCAGAATGTTTCAGAAAAAATCATCCTCACCAACGGGACAATAGCGTCTTTTCCGTTTCATCTGTTAATCAGCAAAAAAAGCAAGTATTTAAAAATTCTGCCTGAATTCGATCAGGTTATTCAAAATATGCTGAAAGACGGGACAATAAAACGCATCATCAAAGGATACACTCAGCAGGTACATAAAGAGTAA
- a CDS encoding response regulator transcription factor: protein MSSVIKVLLVDDHDIVRIGVRSFLGSFDDIEVVGEAANGQEAVEMTAELSPDIILMDMLMPVMDGIQAIREIRDRKLPGRIIALTSFATDDKLFPAIKAGAMGYLLKDSTPDELLEAIRRVYRGEPSLAPDIARKVLSELSQPGEEAATPTPDPLTPRELDTLKLVAKGKSNKLIAEEMFVSEATVRTHMTSILSKLHLANRVEATLYALREGIASL from the coding sequence ATGAGTAGTGTAATTAAAGTTCTGCTGGTTGATGATCACGATATTGTACGCATCGGCGTGCGCAGTTTTCTGGGCAGTTTTGATGATATTGAAGTGGTCGGCGAGGCTGCCAACGGTCAGGAAGCAGTGGAAATGACCGCTGAGCTTTCCCCGGATATTATCCTTATGGATATGCTTATGCCGGTCATGGACGGCATTCAGGCTATCCGTGAAATCCGGGACCGCAAACTTCCGGGCCGCATCATCGCCCTTACCAGCTTTGCCACTGATGATAAGCTTTTCCCGGCAATCAAGGCCGGAGCCATGGGCTATCTGCTTAAGGATTCCACTCCGGATGAACTGCTGGAAGCGATCCGCCGGGTGTATCGCGGTGAGCCTTCCCTTGCGCCGGATATTGCCCGAAAGGTTCTTTCCGAACTTTCCCAGCCCGGTGAAGAAGCTGCCACCCCGACTCCCGACCCGCTGACCCCGCGTGAACTTGATACCCTCAAGCTGGTTGCCAAGGGCAAGAGCAACAAGCTGATTGCCGAAGAGATGTTTGTCAGTGAGGCCACTGTGCGTACCCACATGACCAGCATCCTTTCCAAGCTGCATCTGGCCAATCGTGTGGAAGCCACCCTTTACGCCCTGCGTGAGGGGATTGCTTCGCTATAG
- a CDS encoding phosphatase PAP2 family protein has product MKKTPSPIIYAGLILALISIGYFFLDRPISLVAYELRDTFWHTLAVNVSKFSNHFVTNVLVAAGLVYASWDGIKNGLTHRSKSIIYICATVACAMIIGDTFKELCGRARPPLLFEKGIYGFFPMSGGYLHHSFPSGHTLRIFSSMTAVGFILPRLRVPALTLAVLVGASRVFALKHYPSDVLFGAAIGITTAVCGWHLFASALSDKSSRN; this is encoded by the coding sequence ATGAAAAAAACACCCTCCCCCATCATCTACGCAGGACTTATACTGGCGTTAATATCCATCGGATATTTCTTTCTGGATCGCCCTATTTCGCTGGTAGCCTATGAATTGCGGGATACTTTCTGGCACACTCTGGCCGTTAATGTTTCAAAATTCAGCAACCACTTTGTGACCAATGTGCTCGTGGCGGCAGGACTGGTTTACGCAAGCTGGGACGGAATCAAAAACGGCCTGACACACCGCTCCAAATCCATCATCTATATTTGCGCTACTGTGGCCTGCGCCATGATCATCGGTGATACTTTCAAGGAACTTTGCGGTCGGGCCAGACCGCCGCTGCTGTTTGAAAAAGGGATCTACGGATTCTTTCCCATGTCGGGCGGCTATTTGCACCATTCCTTCCCGTCCGGGCATACCCTGCGCATATTTTCATCTATGACCGCAGTTGGTTTCATATTGCCGAGACTTCGCGTTCCGGCCCTGACTCTGGCCGTGCTTGTGGGGGCTTCCCGGGTATTTGCACTCAAGCATTACCCCTCTGATGTCCTGTTCGGAGCGGCAATCGGTATAACCACTGCTGTCTGCGGCTGGCACCTTTTCGCATCCGCCCTGTCGGATAAAAGCAGCCGCAACTAA
- a CDS encoding ABC transporter substrate-binding protein: MDQAVLRNLDKVHYCKPVRIKALKWKSIEDLKGKRIGGTAHTAYPLFEEAQKQGILTIDRGGNYDILLKKLRHNEIDAVPLIKAVCRYYQLTTMNKKERGQITYSPTVIESRRYYLILNKKLPENKTLIAKFNKGLRIIRENGTYDKIINDSIFTRDIILIPDNQADQ; the protein is encoded by the coding sequence ATGGATCAAGCGGTCTTAAGAAATCTTGACAAGGTCCATTATTGCAAACCAGTCCGCATAAAGGCATTAAAGTGGAAAAGTATTGAGGACCTGAAAGGCAAAAGAATCGGCGGAACAGCCCACACTGCCTACCCGCTTTTTGAAGAAGCCCAAAAACAGGGAATCCTAACCATCGACCGTGGCGGCAACTATGATATTTTACTGAAAAAACTTCGTCATAATGAAATTGACGCTGTGCCGCTCATCAAAGCTGTTTGCCGTTATTACCAGCTGACAACCATGAATAAAAAAGAACGCGGACAAATCACCTACTCTCCCACGGTCATAGAAAGCAGGCGTTACTACTTGATTTTAAATAAAAAACTTCCTGAAAACAAAACCCTGATTGCTAAATTTAATAAAGGTCTGAGGATTATACGTGAAAACGGTACATACGATAAAATCATCAACGATTCCATCTTCACGAGAGACATAATACTGATACCGGATAATCAGGCTGATCAATAA
- a CDS encoding nitroreductase family protein, protein MKNFSVNEELCVLCGLCAQDCFFGLIKLDEYPKISDDDKCFECQHCLSICPTGAISILGKSAEDCTPLKGNMPGEDQVSALIKGRRSVRAYKPEPLEPERIQKLLDTAWHAPTGVNSRCVHITLMDDPDSVKKFSNEVYARLDEAIEKGVSEIPYVANLFKMISNNMKENGVDMLFRDAPHFIIVSAPETAPSRMADMSIFLSYFELMAQSMKIGTLWNGLLKRVIESILPDLKEKLGIPADHELGYAMLFGKPAVKYQRTVERGEARVRRVEWGD, encoded by the coding sequence ATGAAGAATTTCTCGGTAAATGAAGAGCTTTGCGTTCTTTGCGGCCTGTGCGCTCAGGATTGTTTTTTCGGACTTATCAAGCTGGATGAATATCCTAAAATTTCAGACGATGATAAATGCTTCGAATGTCAGCACTGTCTGTCCATCTGTCCCACCGGTGCCATTTCGATACTCGGTAAGTCTGCTGAAGATTGTACTCCGCTGAAGGGCAACATGCCGGGTGAAGATCAGGTTTCCGCGCTCATCAAAGGCCGTCGCTCTGTTCGTGCTTACAAGCCGGAACCGCTGGAACCGGAAAGAATTCAAAAACTGCTCGACACTGCATGGCACGCTCCCACAGGTGTTAATTCCCGCTGCGTGCACATTACCCTTATGGATGACCCTGATTCGGTGAAGAAGTTCAGCAATGAGGTTTATGCCCGTCTTGATGAAGCCATTGAAAAAGGCGTATCCGAAATTCCGTACGTTGCGAACCTTTTCAAGATGATCAGCAACAATATGAAAGAAAACGGGGTGGATATGCTTTTCCGCGATGCCCCGCATTTCATCATCGTTTCCGCCCCGGAAACAGCCCCCAGCCGGATGGCGGATATGTCCATTTTCCTTTCATATTTCGAGCTTATGGCCCAGTCCATGAAAATAGGTACCCTCTGGAACGGCCTGCTCAAGCGGGTAATTGAATCCATTCTCCCGGACCTGAAAGAAAAACTCGGCATCCCCGCAGATCACGAACTCGGCTACGCCATGCTCTTCGGCAAGCCCGCTGTTAAATACCAGCGCACAGTTGAACGCGGTGAGGCGCGGGTACGGCGGGTAGAGTGGGGAGATTAG
- a CDS encoding flavin reductase family protein: MKRSIKPNTLAMPTPVWCVGSYDKDDKPNVMTIAWGGICCSVPPMLTVSLRKATYTYGSIIERGAYTVSIPSTEYAAEADYFGIASGKDTDKFAVSGLTPVRSEVVDAPYVSEFPLVFECKVVETVELGLHTQFVGEIVGIQADETILNEKGMPMMDAVNPIAYAHATREYVGLGDGLGKGFKIGKKFIK; the protein is encoded by the coding sequence ATGAAGAGATCAATTAAACCCAACACCCTTGCCATGCCGACCCCGGTCTGGTGTGTGGGCAGTTACGATAAAGATGATAAACCCAACGTTATGACTATTGCCTGGGGCGGCATCTGCTGTTCTGTTCCTCCCATGCTGACTGTTTCCCTGCGTAAGGCGACATACACTTATGGCTCCATCATTGAACGCGGAGCATACACTGTTTCCATCCCTTCAACCGAATACGCGGCTGAAGCTGACTATTTCGGTATTGCCAGCGGTAAAGATACAGACAAATTCGCAGTGTCCGGCCTGACCCCGGTACGTTCTGAGGTTGTGGATGCTCCTTATGTCAGTGAATTTCCGCTCGTATTTGAGTGCAAGGTTGTTGAAACAGTAGAGCTTGGCCTGCATACCCAGTTCGTGGGTGAGATTGTCGGCATTCAGGCTGATGAAACCATCCTTAACGAGAAAGGCATGCCTATGATGGATGCAGTAAATCCCATTGCTTATGCCCATGCCACCCGTGAATATGTCGGGCTTGGCGATGGACTGGGCAAGGGGTTTAAGATCGGCAAAAAGTTTATAAAATAA
- a CDS encoding thioredoxin family protein, whose translation MKIQVLGPGCPKCAKAEKIVKEAVAELGIDAEVVKVSDFQEIAMMGVFSTPAVAIDGDVKVVGKVPAKNDVIKWLKQ comes from the coding sequence ATGAAAATTCAAGTACTCGGACCCGGCTGCCCTAAGTGCGCCAAGGCTGAAAAGATTGTAAAGGAAGCTGTTGCTGAACTGGGCATTGACGCAGAAGTTGTCAAAGTCAGCGATTTTCAGGAGATCGCTATGATGGGCGTATTTTCCACACCTGCGGTGGCCATTGACGGTGATGTAAAGGTTGTGGGTAAGGTTCCCGCTAAAAATGATGTAATTAAATGGTTGAAGCAATAA
- a CDS encoding antibiotic biosynthesis monooxygenase, producing MFCRDNFILTVRIKAKPGRAEELKSVLEKGTCKCSGQEGLLIYNLHQDNDDSDLFLLYGHFSSEASYRMHMDSAPIRETYDEMVGLIEEGPEVKFWTMLEKTGV from the coding sequence GTGTTTTGCAGGGATAATTTTATTCTGACAGTCCGTATCAAGGCAAAGCCCGGACGCGCAGAAGAGTTGAAAAGTGTTCTGGAGAAGGGGACATGCAAGTGTTCCGGGCAGGAAGGATTGCTCATATACAATCTGCATCAGGACAATGATGATTCTGATTTATTTTTGCTTTACGGTCACTTTTCCTCCGAGGCATCATACAGGATGCATATGGACAGTGCCCCCATACGCGAGACCTATGATGAGATGGTAGGGCTTATTGAAGAAGGTCCTGAGGTTAAATTTTGGACTATGCTTGAAAAAACAGGAGTATAA